A window of Ovis canadensis isolate MfBH-ARS-UI-01 breed Bighorn chromosome X, ARS-UI_OviCan_v2, whole genome shotgun sequence contains these coding sequences:
- the HCCS gene encoding holocytochrome c-type synthase: MGLSASTPAASTVQTSAPAASDHQTAAPTSGCPMHEGKVKGCPVSAEPSDSTCGSKTNSVPAHQEHAYEYVQCPITGAKAGSKENLDPSNLMPPPNQTPAPDQPFPLSTVREESSIPRADSDKKWVYPSEQMFWNAMLRKGWKWKDEDISQKDMYNIIRIHNQNNEQAWKEILKWEALHAAECPCGPSLIRFGGKAKEYSPRARIRSWMGYELPFDRHDWIINRCGTEVRYVIDYYDGGKVNQDYQFTILDVRPALDSLSAVWDRMKVAWWRWTS, translated from the exons ATGGGCCTGTCTGCATCTACCCCTGCGGCTTCTACAGTTCAGACCTCTGCCCCTGCTGCTTCAGATCATCAGACAGCAGCCCCAACGTCTGGATGCCCAATGCatgaagggaaagtgaaag GCTGTCCAGTGAGTGCTGAGCCATCGGACTCAACCTGTGGGAGCAAAACGAACTCTGTGCCTGCGCACCAGGAGCACGCCTACGAGTATGTGCAGTGTCCCATCACCGGCGCCAAGGCCGGGAGTAAGGAGAACCTGGATCCTTCTAACCTG ATGCCACCTCCTAATCAGACACCAGCCCCCGACCAGCCATTTCCACTATCTACTGTGAGAGAGGAATCATCTATTCCGAGGGCAGATTCAGATAAAAAGTGGGTTTATCCTTCTGAACAGATGTTCTGGAATGCGATGTTAAGGAAAGG GTGGAAATGGAAGGATGAGGATATTAGTCAGAaagacatgtataatatcattagGATTCACAACCAGAATAATGAGCAAGCTTGGAAGGAGATTTTGAAATGGGAAGCCCTTCACGCTGC CGAGTGTCCTTGTGGTCCATCCCTGATCCGGTTTGGAGGCAAAGCGAAAGAGTATTCGCCACGGGCAAGAATTCGCTCCTGGATGGG GTACGAGCTGCCTTTCGACAGACACGACTGGATCATCAACCGTTGCGGGACAGAAGTGAGATATGTCATTGACTACTACGATGGGGGTAAGGTCAACCAAGACTACCAGTTCACCATACTGGACGTGCGGCCCGCGTTGGATTCACTGTCAGCCGTATGGGACCGGATGAAGGTGGCCTGGTGGCGCTGGACTTCCTAA